The Vibrio sp. 10N DNA window TGTCCATCCTTTGTTTTGTTAACATTTTTTTGACAACTGCTTGTTATTTTGGCTTACTGGTCTGACTAGTTATTTAGAAGGACCTCTACATGTTTACCCCATTGCAAAAAGCCAATTTTTATCTAAAGACTTTTGGGTTCTTTAAAGTTCCTTTTATTTGGCTCTGTCGACCTAAATTATTGAAATTAGATGAGGGTGAAGTGGAGCTATTGATCCCTCTTAAACGTCGAACAAAGAACCATCTAAATAGCATGTATTTTGGTGTGCTAGCGGTAGGCGCTGATGTGGCTGGTGGTTTTATGGCAATGAGTAAAGCTCAACAGCGCGGTAAGCGAGTGTCATTGGCGTTTAAGGAGGTTGAGGGTAAGTTTCTCAAACGACCGGAAGGCGACGTTCACTTTACATGTAAAGACGGGAAGTTGATTGATGACATGTTAGATGAAACGATTCGCTCAGGTGAGCGAATCAATCAACCGGTAAAAATTGTGGCCACATGTCCAACCTTGCATGGTGATGAACCTATGGCCGAATTTTCATTGGTACTTTCTCTGAAAGCAAAATAAATCTAGATACGGATCTGCTCTATATCGACGATTTTT harbors:
- a CDS encoding PaaI family thioesterase — its product is MFTPLQKANFYLKTFGFFKVPFIWLCRPKLLKLDEGEVELLIPLKRRTKNHLNSMYFGVLAVGADVAGGFMAMSKAQQRGKRVSLAFKEVEGKFLKRPEGDVHFTCKDGKLIDDMLDETIRSGERINQPVKIVATCPTLHGDEPMAEFSLVLSLKAK